gccaGTCTAATCAGTTTtacacgttgattcaacgtcatcacatagattgttttattttattgaaatgacgtggaaaccacgttgattcaaccagtttttgtgACTTGCCCTCATTTATTTTAGTTGTCAGGTTTCTGAATTACAGTGAGTGTTTATaaggttttttttctttctatcaGCCCCCCTCATTTTAGATGCAGTCTTGTTCTTGAGCGCTAATGTCCCCTTTCTTAGATTCCCTTTTCCTGCAAAAGTCATTGTGATTTTGAATACATTACATGTTATGCCTTCGCCAACACAAATATTGGTGACACATGCGGCCAGACAGGCCACCCCAACTGGATTGTGACCGTTAAACAGGATTGCTTCTATGGGATTTGCTCATTATCGTCTACAAGGTCATCTGAACCACTGGCAGTATTTTGATAGCACTTTTCTAGACAGCAGCTGCTGCATTGTCATCTGTCATATGATATACTGTACAGGCAGTTTGGCTTTGGAGTAGTGATTAGCAATCACCACCAGTGTCATGTAGTGACATTTGTAAGTAGTACCATCATTGAAAATGCAAATGTGGATCTCATTCATGTTTGCTCTCACTGTGTAATATACTGATGGTATGTTATTTTTGCAATATCGTGTACAAAAGGATGCCCTTGGGCCTCCATATACAGTAACTGTATGGACTTTGCGGTTGTCATGTCAAATTGGAAAATGCTCATGAACACTGCGTAGATTACGGTCTGGGAGCAGAACACAAGCATGGTTTCCTTGAGAACATAGTGCAAGTCGTGAGAGCAGGCAGTGATGCATCCCCATGTATTCCTCACACCAAACAAAGATCAGCTAGTCTTTGCAGTTGTCTGGGCAGTTAGATACACGCTTGCGCCGGTCTTTTAAGAGCTCAGCGCACCTTTGCTCTGTTGCCCTGTTTACCTCCAGATATGGCCCATGGTCTGTGAGGAAATGTGAGCACACCAATCCCTCTAGGTTGGCAAGTGTCAGGGAAAGACGATCAGCGGGGAGGCGGGGTTGTCTCAAATACTTTCCAACGTCATGTAGAGTTCACACCTCCCATTTTAAGCCAGAGTTAGGGTAGAAGGCAACAGGGCAGGCAATTGGGGTCAGAGAGACAgtcccacagagaaagagagtgaagctTCATGAACATAAGCAAGATTAGtagatttattattttttttaagcgTAACCTGACACTGACTGCACAGGCTGGCCAGAGGAAGTCTTCCACCAACAAGAACATCAAGAAGCTGCGCACCATCTGCATGGTGTCCACCCTGACCTACAGCTGGCAACACTGGGTGTCCGAGGTCAAGGACAAGCAGGCCAAGGAGCCTTTCGCCTGGGCTCCTGACGCCCTAAGAGAGCTTTGAGACGAACCACCAAAGACGCCAAGCACCACTAAATTAGGAACTTGGGAGAAGGTTTGCCCCGGTCAGGATCTCACCACTGGCACCAACATACGTGCTGATCAGAACAATCCTTCAGCTGACCAGCAGGAGTCCCAAGGCAGTTCTCCTCCTTCCCAATTGGTGGGTAAAAGGAAGACTCTGCTAGTGCTTCAAGGGGAGTCCCGGATCAAGACCAAGCAGGTGGTGAAGACTGTGACCAGCGGCATTCAGGAGAGGAGTGTGGGCAATACATTTCTGACCGAGCAGATCTGTAAGGAGGCTCCACCACcaggggaggagatagacaggatGCTGAGCAAGAGGGGGTCGCCCACACTCCGCAGAAAGTGCTCCAATGCGTTGGAGCTGACCTGCAGCTGGAAGGAGAAGGAGCGGAATGTACCGTCAGAGGGAGAATTTGGAGATGGGCGCACCTGCAGCGTGGACACAGAGGACAGTCGGTACTCTGAGGCAGAGGAAAGGGCCCTTGAGGCGGAGAGCGGCCAAGGTAACCCTGGACAGATAGACAGCACTGAAGCTGGACAGACAAACAGCACTGaagctggacagacagacagctctaaacctggacagacagacagctctaaacctggacagacagacacctctaAACCTGTAAAGACAGATAGCACTGAGTCATCCAGGGAGGCCAAGCAGAGGGACAATGACAGCGTCTCACCGAAAGGGAAAATTGAGTCATGGGTGAGGGTCAAAATACCCTCCATCTCAGTGTGAGTTCAATGTTCTTTCTTCGTGTACAAGTGATGGTGCGTGACGGCCCGTCATTGAACATTGCCCCCAAATATGTCAAGGATAATGCTAACACACATGCGGTATATGATTTCTATACAGCACATTTCTGCTCAAATAAAACGGTATAGTGCAAAACCCGTTCTGAGCTTTACAGCGGAAATGGATGTGGCCATGGTTGATGattgtttcgtttttttttgtaaatatctTTTGTGATTGTCCTTCACAGGGGCAGAAAGGAGTTGGATGACGCCAACAGGATCAACGCTCTCTCAAGGAAGTACAGTGCAGTGGGCGATCTGAAGAGCCGCTGGCAGAACTGGTCCTCGACGCACACCGTCAACCAGAAGCTCAACCCCTTCAGTGAGGACTTTGACTATGAATACTCCATGTCCCTACGCCTCCGCAAGGGCGAGGAGGGTTACGGACGTCCCAAAGAAGGCACGAAAACAGCCGAACGGGCCAGGCGAGCCGAGCAACACATCCACGGTGAGATAGCCGACATGTGCTATGTGATCAGAACTATGAATGACCCAGATCCGGACGGGAAGACCCGCGTCACTTTCAGAGAACTGTTTGATAGATACGTACGCATCTCTGACAAGGTGGTGGGGATTCTTCTGAGAGCCAGGAGGCATGGGAAGGTGGCGTTCAAGGGGGAGATGCTGTGGCAAGGGCAGGATGATGGTGTTATCATCACCCTGTTGGTGTGACGTCCTCTGCGGTGGAACCATACAGAACTAAGGAGACATAAGTCCTTTTTAACATTGAATGATTATGCGCTGATAGATGTGGCTATGTTTCTCAATAGGAACTTAGACAATTTGCTGCTATGGTTTACTGAAGATTTGATATCAGTATCTAACTCAAAATTATATGTTATTTTGTTGCTTACAGCTTTTACTAGCTTTTAAAGAACAGTTTTCTCATGAATGATGTTAGAACATGTATTAATATATGCCTAATAAATAGCTTCTTTGACTTGAGGAACATTGTGTAGTTTAAACAGGGATTGAGTTTCATGATGCACAGCACAAGCCAACTCTGATGAGATTTAGGAGACATGAAATCTGAGACACACCATGcaggggaggctggtgggaggagctataggaggacttgtcattgtaatggctggaatggaatcaatggaatggtaacAAACACATGGAAACTACGTGTTggactccattccatttattccattccagcctttaCAATTACCCTgtactcctatagctcctcccaccagcccccTCTGATGCCATGTATTGTGTGCCTGACAGAGCTGAACTCAGATGTGGGCACattggctgcgtttagacaggcagcccaattgtgATGTTATTTTCAataatcagatcagctctgaaaaagatctgatgggAGAAGATctcatgtgattggtcaaaagaccaattagtggaaaaaagatcagaattgggtaGCCTGTGTGAACGCAGCCCGTGTGAACATGTTTGACCTCCATGTCTGATACCTAATCGGATCCCTAAGTCTAAAATACACTTGATACTGTATTAATCAACAAAACTTGGTGTCAGTTTACGGTCTCTGATATGGATTGTCCACTTTTATTTGAATAACCATACTTTCTATTTGTCAATCTATTCATTTGAATGTAATT
This genomic window from Oncorhynchus clarkii lewisi isolate Uvic-CL-2024 chromosome 32, UVic_Ocla_1.0, whole genome shotgun sequence contains:
- the LOC139392310 gene encoding actin-binding Rho-activating protein-like, whose protein sequence is MLSKRGSPTLRRKCSNALELTCSWKEKERNVPSEGEFGDGRTCSVDTEDSRYSEAEERALEAESGQGNPGQIDSTEAGQTNSTEAGQTDSSKPGQTDSSKPGQTDTSKPVKTDSTESSREAKQRDNDSVSPKGKIESWVRVKIPSISVGRKELDDANRINALSRKYSAVGDLKSRWQNWSSTHTVNQKLNPFSEDFDYEYSMSLRLRKGEEGYGRPKEGTKTAERARRAEQHIHGEIADMCYVIRTMNDPDPDGKTRVTFRELFDRYVRISDKVVGILLRARRHGKVAFKGEMLWQGQDDGVIITLLV